From one Triticum aestivum cultivar Chinese Spring chromosome 4B, IWGSC CS RefSeq v2.1, whole genome shotgun sequence genomic stretch:
- the LOC123089326 gene encoding NDR1/HIN1-like protein 13 — translation MAERALPPPVPEQASAALAAPRQLRAPPDQTYVVKVQKDQIYRVPPPENAYLAERYRAERAGGGKSGGGSSCSTTLLLTLGLAAAAVLLLGASVWLSVVVMRPAPPSFSVNRLSARNASAQRHAEVDYDFFLTAINPNKVTALWYKDGGTARLLHQGTALAKAADVGTPEDGGVDAKDFNVLLHGGGHATPKAVEKALRGSKKEAVALELAVEFPVQVHVGALAFAAKRLAVACEIRTAGLGKHVHISSQKCRSSFGK, via the coding sequence ATGGCGGAGAGGGCGCTGCCGCCGCCCGTGCCCGAGCaggcctccgccgccctcgccgcgccgCGCCAGCTCAGGGCGCCGCCGGACCAGACCTACGTCGTCAAGGTCCAGAAGGACCAGATATACCGCGTGCCGCCCCCCGAGAACGCCTACCTCGCCGAGCGGTACCGTGCGGAGCGCGCCGGCGGCGGCAAGAGCGGCGGCGGCTCGTCGTGCTCGACTACCCTCCTGCTCACGCTCGGCCTGGCGGCCGCCGCGGTGCTGCTCCTGGGCGCCAGCGTCTGGCTCTCCGTCGTGGTGATGCGGCCGGCCCCGCCGAGCTTCTCCGTGAACAGGCTCTCCGCGCGCAATGCGTCGGCGCAGCGCCACGCGGAGGTGGACTACGACTTCTTCCTCACGGCGATCAACCCCAACAAGGTGACCGCGCTGTGGTACAAGGACGGGGGCACGGCCAGGCTGCTGCACCAGGGCACGGCCCTGGCCAAGGCTGCGGACGTGGGGACGCCCGAGGACGGCGGCGTGGACGCCAAGGACTTCAACGTGCTGCTGCACGGCGGCGGCCACGCGACACCCAAGGCGGTGGAGAAGGCGCTCAGGGGGTCGAAGAAAGAGGCCGTGGCGCTGGAGCTCGCCGTGGAGTTCCCCGTGCAGGTGCACGTGGGCGCACTCGCGTTCGCGGCCAAGAGGCTGGCCGTGGCGTGCGAGATCAGAACGGCGGGGCTAGGGAAGCACGTGCACATTTCGTCGCAGAAGTGCAGGAGCAGCTTCGGGAAGTGA